A portion of the Manihot esculenta cultivar AM560-2 chromosome 2, M.esculenta_v8, whole genome shotgun sequence genome contains these proteins:
- the LOC110609064 gene encoding nicastrin isoform X3: MCIFFCCSSFFSFDSLPQTNSMQSVPDLQKSMYLIVDGYPCVRLLNLSGEIGCASLVVPLFFLWYLDPGRDKVVSPVIRFKNANELARSSAVFVSLDEIQELFDRISNDSSFAKNVGGVLVDARTNMRNKITGFSPAHKFPEVEFAPYKSISYEWNPIGSGIMWKAYNFPVFLLPESSSQIMQEIATKNERQKNAYTADVAEFDLVMQTTKSGTRDSESCLREQTCLPLGGYSVWSSIPPINSTSSNQSKPIILVVASMDSASFFRDKSLGAESPISGLISLLAAVDSLSSVDGLGDLSKQFVFSVFTGEAWGYLGSRRFLLELDLQSDSVNGLNGTQIEMVIEIGSVGKGFNGGNKTFFAHTAGGSSTTKEMLNALKHAQDSLESKNVMVATASTTNPGVPPSSLMAFLRKQNSSTSGIVLEDFDTAFANKFYHSHLDDMSNVNSSAIVAAASLIARTLYILASGSKNLSSSALSAINVNASLVEEMMGCLLNCDPGLTCELVKNYISPTASCPSHYVGVVIGEPSSTPYLGYVNDVSRFIWNFLADRTSIPMDNATYDCSKGCSNKDELCIKAETNGKGVCVISTTRYVPAYSTRLKFESGMWNVLPSNPSDTMGMVDPVWTESNWDAIGLRVYTVQDATFDRLVLLGGIGVTILAYLAIVITRAFITKALKRD, translated from the exons ATGTGTATCTTCTTCTGTTGCTCTTCATTTTTCAGTTTCGACTCTCTCCCTCAG ACAAACTCTATGCAGTCTGTTCCTGATCTCCAGAAGTCCATGTACTTGATCGTTGATGGATATCCTTGTGTACGGCTACTGAATCTTTCTGGGGAGATTGGTTGTGCTA GTTTGGTGGTGCCGTTATTCTTCCTTTGGTACCTAGATCCTGGAAGAGACAAGGTTGTCAGTCCTGTTATAAGATTCAAGAATGCTAATGAGCTGGCTCGTTCATCTGCAGTTTTTGTATCATTAGATGAAATTCAAGAACTTTTTGACAG AATATCAAATGATTCAAGTTTTGCCAAGAATGTAGGCGGTGTTTTAGTGGATGCCAGGACCAACATGCGAAATAAAATAACTG GATTCTCTCCAGCTCATAAGTTCCCAGAAGTTGAATTTGCGCCTTATAAAAGCATCAGCTATGAATGGAACCCTATT GGATCTGGTATTATGTGGAAAGCATACAACTTTCCTGTCTTTCTACTCCCTGAGTCGAGCAGTCAGATCATGCAGGAG ATTGCCACAAAGAATGAGAGACAAAAGAATGCTTATACTGCAGATGTTGCTGAGTTTGATTTGGTGATGCAG ACAACAAAATCTGGGACTCGTGATTCAGAATCTTGTTTAAGAGAACAGACTTGCCTTCCTTTAGGTGGATACAG TGTTTGGTCATCAATCCCGCCAATTAATAGTACGTCCTCAAATCAATCCAAGCCCATCATATTAGTTGTGGCATCTATGGATTCTGCATCATTTTTCCGTGACAAAAGCTTAGGTGCAGAATCTCCAATTTCT ggTCTGATTTCCTTGCTGGCAGCAGTTGATTCACTTTCTAGTGTGGATGGGTTGGGTGATCTTAGTAAGCAG TTTGTCTTTTCAGTTTTCACTGGGGAGGCATGGGGCTATCTTGGTAGCAGGAGATTTCTTCTTGAACTTGATTTACAGTCAGATTCTGTTAATGGCCTTAATGGCACACAAATCGAGATG GTCATAGAAATTGGATCTGTTGGGAAAGGCTTCAATGGAGGGAATAAAACCTTTTTCGCTCACACAGCAGGG GGTTCTTCAACCACAAAGGAAATGTTGAATGCCTTAAAACATGCTCAAGATTCACTTGAATCCAAAAATGTTATGGTTGCAACAGCAAGCACTACAAATCCTGGGGTACCCCCATCATCTTTGATGGCATTTCTGAGAAAG CAGAACTCATCGACTTCTGGGATTGTATTGGAAGATTTTGATACTGCTTTTGCCAACAAGTTCTACCATAGTCACCTCGATGATATGT CGAATGTAAACTCTTCGGCTATAGTGGCGGCTGCTTCTCTTATTGCTCGTACGCTTTACATTCTTGCAAGTGGCAGCAAAAATTTAAGCAGTTCAGCTTTAAGTGCTATCAATGTTAACGCCTCTCTAGTTGAAGAAATGATGGGTTGTCTATTGAACTGTGACCCTGGTTTGACTTGCGAGCTGGTGAAGAACTATATATCACCTACTGCTTCTTGCCCAAGTCATTATGTTGGTGTTGTCATTGGGGAACCTTCATCAACTCCGTATCTTGGATATGTCAATGATGTTTCCAGGTTTATATGGAATTTTTTGGCTGATAGAACTTCCATTCCCATGGATAATGCTACCTATGATTGCTCAAAAGGATGCAGCAACAAAGATGAACTCTGCATTAAAGCAGAAACAAATGGGAAGGGAGTGTGCGTTATTTCTACTACAAG GTACGTGCCTGCATATTCAACCCGATTGAAGTTTGAATCTGGAATGTGGAATGTTTTGCCATCAAATCCCTCAGACACCATGGGGATGGTGGACCCTGTGTGGACAGAGAGCAATTGGGATGCAATAGGCCTCCGGGTATATACAGTTCAGGATGCCACTTTTGATCGTCTTGTCTTGTTGGGAGGTATTGGCGTCACTATTTTGGCTTACCTTGCAATAGTAATTACAAGGGCCTTCATAACCAAGGCCTTGAAACGAGATTGA